The Musa acuminata AAA Group cultivar baxijiao chromosome BXJ2-2, Cavendish_Baxijiao_AAA, whole genome shotgun sequence genome contains the following window.
tattttcttaaaatttgaagaaaaaatGTCATATTAGGAGGCTAATTTAACTAGTAGAATAATCTCACAGCCATGGGCATAGACCTGACCTTTTTCATGATTAAGAAGAGTCTTAAACAAATGTGATTACTGAAAGCAACCATAAAAGTGTTCACCAAAATAAAGTATAGATACCTCGCAGTGATATCATCATGGGCAGACAGATTGCAAGTCATGAAGGAAATGATTCTAaatctattcatcatgtaataaagGAATTTATCTACTTCAATGTGTTTTGACTTGCAAATTATCTGATAATTCTTTTGCAGATTCACACTGATGATAACTCTCCTGTCTACATCTAATATTACTTTTAATCTTTTCACCCAAAAAGTGAATGCTACACCTTCACATACAGCCACAGCTAGTTGCAGGGAAGATAAATTATCTTTTGTTAGACTGAGATGAAGTACACTAAAGAAGGCTTGGATTCTCTCATCATGGAATATGAACTCTTAATATATTGTTTTCTTTCATAATGGATGATGGTTTCATGCATTGGTATATGCGCTGGTGATATGTGGGTGTGTGACGCTTTGTTCTCATCTCTAATGTGTGTCTTGTAGCTCCTTCCCAGATTATTACTGTGCTTTGTTAGGAAACACAAGTATTCGGAAGTCACAGCAGCCATAGGAGAAGATAACCTTTGATCTCAACCCACTATGAAGCACACAGCTTAAATTTACTGTTCTCACTGGGTGATAGGTTAACTGATGTTAATTTTGTACTAACATATCGATTAGATCTTTATAAGAGTACTCTTAACTTTATCTATGGATAGTTGTTTTCTATTCGAACATTTTTACCGTTCAATTttgtaataaataatatattttcagaATCTTACGTTTGCACTCATCAAATGGCACGATCACAATCGGAATCTATGGAGTGGTCCTCCACCGTTCTCTTGCCTATAAATGAGGGAGGCTTTCTTCTCCCAAGCTGATAGAGCTCCCTCCCCACACCTCGCTAAGGAAGgagacagagagaaagagagagacagagatggGTGGAAGCCAGTCGTCTTTCAAGTTCTCTTCCTGCCTCTTCGTGAAGCCGAAGTGCAACGATGATGAGGCGGACGGGTACGTCTCCAGGAAGGTCCGGCCGAGCGACGAGGACCGAGGGTGGTGGGTGGGCGAGCCGGACGTCGACAGGAAGGCGTCTGCCTTCATAGCCAAGTTCCATGCGAGCCGCATCATGGATCTTGAAAGCCACGAGACCCCTGCCTTGGACGCTGATAGCCGCACTGTCGCTGCTTAATCTCCGTGTACTCGCTCGTCCATCTCGCTCTACGTGTCGAACATTTGTTGTTGACGTAGCAGGAATGCCCGTCGCAGCAAGTTCGTTTCCAGCTGTTCATCTTATGATAGAAATAATGATATGAGCCTCGCGTGTGGCTGCATGCACTTCTTGTTGTTCTTCAGCTAGTGTTGTGTGACATGCAATGAACACGAGAAGCAGCAGACACAAAAAAACAGTGGAAGAATCAGCTGCTGCATGACCACACAACGGTATACGATGAACATGAGAACCAACGGGTGCTGCCGATTGCATGGTTCCTTATCTGCTGCATCATGTCCGGTGATATGGTAGCATATTTCTTGAGATCAGTGGCGTTTGTTTTtgtctctttctttcttcttttagcCGAACAAGGATTTATTTCAAGGCTCCACAAATTCAACAGGACAATGGGTCTATCCGATTCATACCTCTCTCCTGATTCCTGTTCTGAAGGGAATCCATCCTAAAATATTCTCATCTGTTAAGTTCTTCCATCACTATACTCGTCTTTCTGGTTTGTTAAAGCAGCTTACAAGAACACTGTTCTCAGAGCATGCAGACATGAGCAGAAACCATGATTGCCAAGCATATATGTGAAATCCAACTCAAGCTTTTTGACCTGAAAAATAATTCCTGATGAGGTGCAGGTTTTGGAAAATCCTGCATGCTTTGTCCACTTTTTTCTGATGggttcttctttttttatttggaCAGTGACTTCCGATGTCCATTCTGTATGAATGGTACAATGGGAAAGGTGGATGCTCGCATCCAAGTTACGGATTGCTGAAGCTTGGAAGTCCCTATCAGTTAAAGTGTAGAACATTTATGGCTAACTCATGGGGTCCTCCACTTCACCTCTCTCTCTTTGCTCTCTGGAATGCACACTGGCCGAATCCCTTCAGTATAATTTCTGCCATGCATATATATAATTTGCATCAATGCATGCCAACCTTTGAATACGAAATATATCACTTTCAGGGATTATCTCCAGCTTTCCAAAGAGTAAATGCATCAAACCATTGACGGTGCTAATGTTTGGCAGTGTAGTAGAATAACCCTTGGGAGGAGGAAAAGCCATTTCTGAGTAACAATGTGCTCTTTGGTATTTCTCATCGAATTAATACACGATTTATGTATCAGAACATGATGGGATTCCTTCGCTTGTGTTGTTCCACACCATTTCTGAGGAGACTTGTGTTGTTCCACAGGGTGTAAGGGCAGCGCTACTATCCAGAAGCTGTTACTGTAGGAAAAAACAAGTACCAGCTTTGCAGATATTCCAGCTTCTACCATCCATTGAAAGGTTGGCTTATCCAAAGCAGATGGATATTCCAACGCCTGAAGTTTATCGATTTGGTGGGAATATATGATGCTAAGTGAGAGATTTGGGGAAGGATAGCTATTCCAGCTTGACTATGGGGAAAAGGCGGAGGGGGAGGGAAGAAGAGATAAACCTATTCTAGTTTATCTTCCTGATCGTGATTGTGATGGAATGCGGGCAGTATCTCTAACCATGACTGCGAGATTAACTGAACCTTCTCGCTCTCGGAAGGTTACGTCGACACTTGGTTGATGGAACACAAatccaaatttaaaatattgggCTATATTCTTCCTTGGCTCAGTGGTAGATGAGGCCAATCCGCACAGATCGGGTAGGCATGAAACGCCTGCGCGCGAGCGGCCTTGCGCTTCGACTCAGATCACGAGAACATTGACTCAATCTTCTTCACTGTTTCTGATTGAGAAATAACACCCAACAAGCATGATCACGAGACACCAGTTACTGTGAGAGAAGATACATAAGCCAGAAGCATTTACTCATAGCTATTAACAAGTAATGTCGCGTATATTATTTCGAATAAATGTATGGATAATTACCAGGTTTTTCACCACCATACATTATTTCTTATTCTATAATGCAAGCTGAAAAGTAGTGGTGCCTTACGAGGATGGCACATTCGAAAGCATCAAATATCGCAACACAAGTTAGAACAAAACACGATGAACATCGGTGCACTCTCATCTGAGCTGCCTGTAACAGCTATACGCAACAGCAACAGAAGCAATGGCTGAAACAACTGCTAGGGCGGCGTAGGTTTCCTCTCGTTCCCAGCTCTTGAACCAGGTAGAAATCGCATGGAGCTTCCCCGTGCAGGCTTCTTTGCTGTTGCCAGCATTGCTATCCTTGCCACTGCTCTTCTGTGCAATGTCCTGAGCCTCCTGCACTTGTGCAATGTGGTTTTCGGGGTTCTCCTTGGGCATAACTTGGCAACAAGTAGTATTACCGATGCCTTGACAGCAACCGCCTACACTGACCCCGGTGGTATCGGTGGATCCTTTGTGAGTGCTTTCGTCCAATCCCCCATCAAGCTGCAACCTTAGATTCTGAGCAGCTTTCTGTTCATCGATGGACAAGCCCATCTGCCCCCTGTACCAATGTTAACCTCATTGAGCTTGTACATCAATTCACTTTCTTCCAGAGTTAGTAAATATCTACTTCCACATGATATACTTTGTGACACAAGGCAATGCAAAAGAACAATAACATAGATGAAAGTGAAGAGGTACCTCCAAAGATGGTCTACAATCTTTCCTTTTCCAATGTGCTGTTCCATCAATATAGGCACGTCATCTGGagtcacatatccataccttaccaCGGAAAAACAAAAACCATTTGTTTACTTCTGCTGTAATACATTATAATGACAAGAGTATCTTCATAGACACTATGAAGAACGAAGAAGAGAGCTACCAATGTGATGACAATAAAACAACTCAAACCACCTGAAAGCTTCTCCTTACCAATGTCCAGACACCTCTCCATTATCATTTGGGCTATATATTATAACGTTTCCTGCATACTTGTGTCCACCAATGTGCGAGCAAGGGCTGACAGATACTTGACCCTGTAGACCCCGTGATGATATCTCTTCCTTAAATCGTTGCATCAGGACAGGGCCACAAACACCACACCTGCGATCTCGGCTTCCATGagcacacacaaaaacatatgAACCTGAAAGTGGCTCAGGTGGATTTGGAAGCCACTTAGAGTTTTTCTTAAGCACTTCATCAACAAAACGTTCAACATCTGAATGTGTTAGTTGCCTGCAAACAATAAGTCCAGCGCAAGCCTAAGAAACATGATTGACATTCCCTTGCTGCATTTTGCAAACAAACTATTGATAGGTTGCTTTACCTGTATCTTAACATATCTGGGAAGATCAAGACATCACCATTTGAGAAATCAGTGCCATCCTCTCCTTGACATATGGTAAGACGAGTCTGAAGGaaataatgcaaaaaaaaaaaaaaaaaacggcaCAAAGCATGAGCAAAACATACTTGCAGTCTAATTTTATGAAGGAAGTGGATTTTTGGAGAAGATACATCAATGTTGGCAACTTGGCatacagaaataatttttttttttcgtgtGTTATTATATCCATGTATGTGCATGACAGAGAGCACGCATTAGCATCAACATTTACaaacgaaagatatttttcagatAAAATAGTCATAAATCAAAAACAAATTAATGATCCATGACAGGTTGATAAAATTAGAAGCAATGCAATGTTCCCCCTTACTACAAATGCAAATAGTCATATGATATATTGAAGCAACTAGaagttaaatatttcaccaaaTTAGCCAATCAGAGAATCCAAATAACAGATATACACAGGAAGCAGCTCTTAGAGCAGGGGTGATTTATTTATGTGCAACTTTTGGATAATTAATGAACAACTGTAGAAACTGGAAACACTTAATAGACACCTTAATTCAAAAGAGGTTTAACTCTCTACAAGAACTGAAAGTCTCAGATGTATAGCAAGAGTGGGTCAACATTGCAGGGTCTTACGTTTTGCTACTAGTAGAATCACAAGCCACATTACTTCAATTACGAGTATCTCTATATATAGCCACATCAAACATATTTAATTGTTAGTGTCGCACAACTACATGTGGAAACATATATAATTGAAAGGTGAAATGTTCTGGAATGTGGTGGTTGAGTGTATGAGGCTAAGAAGTATGGATATGGACATGGGACATGGGCTCGAGAGCACGTGACTTGACAATGGCCACCGGGTCACTCGCAGGTGGGTGGCCGAGGAAGGAGGGTTGAAACCTCCGGTTCGCTCAAGAGTCAGAGTAGAGGTGGCTGACGGGTGGTGGTGGTATGGGGGACACTCGGGTTGGGGGTAGAGCCTACCCCTTTTACAGGTGTGGTTGGGGCAGAGATTATCACGATGAGGAAGAACGTAAGCCAAGCCAAAGAGGAAGAAGGGTTCCTTTACAAGCAAACGCTGTATCcaactaattaaaaaataaaaaataaaaaaggacatgTGTCTTATCATGTCGATTACGAATCCGTGTCCGACACGAGTCGCAGGTATTAGGTAACATGCTCTGATCTTGCTAAGCTATTTGCTGACTTTAATGTTCCCATAGCAACAGCAATAGAAATCTAATACATTATATTGATGACACACTTCTAATCATTGAGTATTTGTTGTTTTTGAACATATGAGAGACGCAAGCATAAAATGGAAAACTAGTGAGGAAAGTTTATCTAACGTGAGAACATTAGAAAGCTTGTGCCTACATCATCATAAGGCCAAGCGAGTTAAGGATAAGATTGATGATATGTATCAAGGAACACAACTCTTATCAGATGTATCAATCCAGAATATCATAAGCTGAGGACAGTGCTATAACCTATAACATGATATGTATTTGTGGCTTAAaactaaatgccaaaatatacaaAAGATCACCATAGTAATCATGTTAAGGTACCAACACATTGCGAAGAAACATTCTATTTCATGGGAAGAACATGTTTCAACCGAGATCTAATGATGAAAAGAATGCGCCTAAACATATTTAATATGACAAGTTGGGCGAATTAAATGCATCCCAAGAAAATATAATGTCAACCAATTTTATGCTTCTGGTAGCTAATAAATGACTGGGCAATCATAAATAAAACTAACCATATCTTCTAAATCCAACCCTGTCCCTTAAAGAtattaattgaatgatcaaagaACATAGATCTCGAATCAATCGGAAACCAAAAGTACCACTTTTGGAGTTCGAGAGCAAAACATCTACAGTTCCCCTGTGAGGGCTGATCCTCTCAAGGTTAAAAACCGAATCTTTTGATATAAAGTCCGCATTCCAAACACCTAAGTTATTGTGAATATACCAAAGAAACCTTCCAATAGGAAGGAGAAAGAACAGTTCCCCAT
Protein-coding sequences here:
- the LOC135605440 gene encoding uncharacterized protein LOC135605440 translates to MIRHLVSGPSLCRCRCRCRCSPSRGRGVRTASNHLRPPASMASPSDSSAIAFSGGEGGGSRTNEPVSGAVSAPEAAAGEDAEYGFQRRGFGKGPLVGTVHQYDRHLFLCYKSPEVWPPNVEGSESDLLPRSLAGEIKTWQSSIDKKTRLTICQGEDGTDFSNGDVLIFPDMLRYRQLTHSDVERFVDEVLKKNSKWLPNPPEPLSGSYVFVCAHGSRDRRCGVCGPVLMQRFKEEISSRGLQGQVSVSPCSHIGGHKYAGNVIIYSPNDNGEVSGHWYGYVTPDDVPILMEQHIGKGKIVDHLWRGQMGLSIDEQKAAQNLRLQLDGGLDESTHKGSTDTTGVSVGGCCQGIGNTTCCQVMPKENPENHIAQVQEAQDIAQKSSGKDSNAGNSKEACTGKLHAISTWFKSWEREETYAALAVVSAIASVAVAYSCYRQLR